A genome region from Chitinophagales bacterium includes the following:
- a CDS encoding alkaline phosphatase family protein produces MLRTIYTLILIAIVASTTAQTVTDRPKLVIGIVVDQMRWDYLYRYSDKYTSEGFKRLLNKGYSCEQTFINYFPSYTAPGHTAIYTGSVPAIHGITANDWFDRSEGKMVYCTEDTTVQSVGGSQKAGQQSPRRMYTSTICDELRLATNLQSKTIGVALKDRGSILPAGHTANAAYWYDGATGNWISSTYYMKELPMWVQQFNTQKLPTNYVKKNWNTLLEISKYYESTEDDKWYESTFSNEDKPVFEHKISEIKKQPLTEVLKATPFGNTLTLAFAKAAIIGDTLGNRGTTDFLTLSFSSTDYIGHQFGPNSVEAEDAYIRLDRELSEFIDFLNEKIGDGNFTLFLSADHGAAHAAGFSHENHLPAGNIFDKKLRHFTDSILQKSYQRKNLVSAVTNQQIILNHQALQAEKIDLDAACKLLVTELSKIEGVDRVISYNNLQQETLHSWFKECLSNQYKPNRTGDIQLLFHPAWLNDFEKGTTHGTIFPYDTHIPLLFYGWGVKHGKDYSRTYITDIAPTIAALLKIQMPNGTVGKPVTGILK; encoded by the coding sequence ATGCTACGTACCATTTATACGCTTATACTCATAGCAATTGTTGCGAGCACTACAGCACAAACCGTTACCGACCGCCCCAAATTAGTAATTGGCATAGTAGTAGATCAAATGCGATGGGATTACCTATACCGCTACTCCGATAAATATACTTCCGAAGGATTTAAAAGACTCCTCAACAAAGGATACTCTTGCGAACAAACTTTCATCAATTATTTTCCAAGCTACACTGCACCCGGCCATACCGCAATTTATACCGGCAGCGTTCCTGCCATACATGGCATCACTGCTAACGATTGGTTCGATAGAAGCGAAGGAAAAATGGTGTATTGCACCGAAGATACCACCGTGCAATCTGTAGGCGGCAGCCAAAAAGCAGGGCAGCAATCGCCCCGCAGAATGTACACTTCCACCATTTGCGATGAACTCCGCCTTGCCACCAACCTACAATCAAAAACCATTGGTGTAGCTTTAAAAGACAGAGGCTCTATTCTTCCTGCAGGGCACACTGCCAATGCTGCATATTGGTACGATGGTGCCACCGGAAACTGGATTTCTAGCACTTACTACATGAAAGAACTCCCAATGTGGGTGCAGCAATTCAACACACAAAAATTACCCACCAACTATGTAAAGAAAAACTGGAACACACTGCTCGAAATTTCTAAGTACTATGAAAGCACCGAAGATGACAAATGGTACGAAAGCACCTTTTCTAATGAAGACAAGCCCGTATTTGAGCACAAAATATCTGAAATAAAAAAGCAGCCGCTTACCGAAGTACTTAAAGCCACACCATTTGGCAACACACTTACCTTGGCATTTGCCAAAGCCGCAATTATTGGCGACACTCTGGGCAACAGAGGTACTACCGATTTCTTAACCCTTAGCTTTTCTTCTACCGATTACATAGGGCATCAGTTTGGACCCAATTCTGTTGAGGCAGAAGATGCCTATATTCGTCTTGATAGGGAATTATCAGAATTTATAGATTTTTTAAACGAAAAAATTGGAGACGGAAATTTCACCCTATTTCTTTCTGCCGACCACGGTGCAGCACATGCAGCAGGATTTAGCCACGAAAACCATCTTCCGGCAGGCAATATCTTCGACAAAAAACTTCGCCATTTCACAGATTCTATTCTACAAAAAAGTTACCAGCGAAAAAACTTAGTAAGTGCCGTTACCAACCAACAAATAATACTTAACCACCAAGCTCTTCAAGCAGAAAAAATAGATTTAGATGCCGCTTGCAAATTATTGGTTACAGAACTTAGTAAAATTGAGGGTGTAGATCGCGTAATTTCCTATAACAATTTACAACAAGAAACCCTGCATTCGTGGTTTAAAGAATGTTTGAGTAATCAATACAAACCCAATCGTACCGGAGATATTCAACTTCTGTTTCATCCAGCATGGCTCAACGATTTTGAAAAAGGCACCACACATGGCACTATATTTCCTTACGACACGCACATTCCACTACTCTTTTACGGTTGGGGCGTAAAACACGGCAAAGATTATTCAAGAACATACATCACCGATATTGCACCCACCATTGCAGCATTGCTTAAAATACAAATGCCAAACGGAACAGTGGGAAAACCCGTTACAGGAATATTGAAATAA
- a CDS encoding tetratricopeptide repeat protein gives MAKAAVVKQESFFARNGLLVAILSIVFFVFANTLVNDYCMDDEIVTNNHPLTSQGISAIPEILKSPYFKADVYSYEYRPIVHISFALEHQFLGESAGMSHFVNLILYMVLVLVVFALLRELFPSVNEKILAVVTLLFALHPTHTEVVASIKNRDEILALLFTFLAFGEAIKFSVTNQWWRIFTVLICFNLAMGSKVTILPFALAIPLSISILLQPKQVLKVMALAILLPLFASFWIETFSFIQQLVLVAACVLVAAIPHAAAFWKQGKDFMAYLSASFRGYSAGVGEVAIEENAGYFVGSPVRFLKILWQYKWWMLLFVLLNGGVFLLGAPWWSWLLLMVGIVLVFKYSKSLEFRKLLLLCFIVLQYEVYLLIFNNDPSFSFFAGLIFCGIAWRLKLIHPIFFVVYLIPTIVVPPQEVIIPPYAFAIFCVPIFWFHSSKKYQRIIAYVLGFVFVGMIASSFFGNGIVYVLGRIFMLLLLASVVFYDWTLKRFSQEKFLLFFLLITTIAVQLDFLETKYSHAYQLKYAKAIHTTVNTIETASPPKIVPTASYRPVLFAEFPIAEFPQPIEKKTALAATALLKYLKLTVMPYPLAFYYGYREIEVLPLSSFTVILSVLLHLLLVAAAVYFFKRNIFIAFGIGFYLVVISPFSTFFYPIPGVIADRYLFAPTLGFALVVVGVLSHFFKIDIHARTLTKAKLPSAVKIILAVVLMCYGGLSIARNADWKNRLTLFRNDIQHVENSAQAHNLLAFHLTMEAQKVAMVPERMAMLEEAVLHFKRATEIWPGFMNATYDLGRDLEQLGRWREAVDAYHRTFKIDTSFSDAIFRAGIMYENLSNADSAAICYEYVVKVNPGNAQAFNNLSFLYFKKQQYQKAIDVCKQAFAFNSQNSDPLVNIGKTFMNMSQTDSAVYYFEKAYQFRKSDVGLVQMLHQLWREKSANPEKELYYYNELKKMGAIR, from the coding sequence ATGGCAAAAGCCGCAGTTGTAAAACAAGAATCTTTCTTTGCAAGAAACGGGTTGCTTGTAGCAATTCTTTCGATAGTGTTTTTTGTGTTTGCCAATACATTGGTAAACGATTATTGCATGGACGATGAAATTGTTACTAATAATCATCCGCTTACATCGCAAGGTATTTCTGCTATTCCTGAAATTTTAAAATCGCCTTATTTTAAGGCAGATGTGTATTCTTATGAGTATCGCCCAATAGTACATATTTCGTTTGCTTTGGAACATCAGTTTTTGGGTGAAAGTGCAGGCATGAGCCACTTTGTGAATTTGATACTTTACATGGTGTTGGTGTTGGTGGTTTTTGCACTTTTAAGAGAACTCTTTCCATCGGTGAATGAAAAGATATTGGCCGTTGTTACCTTGTTGTTTGCATTGCATCCCACGCATACAGAAGTGGTGGCGAGTATTAAAAATAGGGATGAAATATTGGCGCTGCTGTTTACTTTTTTGGCATTTGGGGAGGCTATAAAATTTTCGGTAACCAATCAGTGGTGGCGGATATTTACGGTGCTTATTTGTTTTAATTTGGCAATGGGAAGTAAGGTAACAATATTGCCTTTTGCATTGGCAATTCCACTTTCTATAAGCATACTGTTGCAGCCTAAACAAGTGCTAAAAGTTATGGCTCTTGCCATATTGTTGCCATTGTTTGCTTCGTTTTGGATAGAAACGTTTTCGTTTATACAGCAATTGGTTTTGGTTGCTGCTTGTGTGTTGGTTGCTGCTATTCCTCACGCAGCCGCTTTTTGGAAGCAGGGTAAAGATTTTATGGCTTATTTGAGTGCCTCGTTTAGAGGTTATAGTGCAGGTGTGGGCGAAGTTGCAATAGAAGAAAATGCGGGATATTTTGTTGGTAGTCCGGTTCGGTTTCTTAAAATATTATGGCAATATAAATGGTGGATGCTACTGTTTGTATTGCTCAATGGAGGTGTGTTTTTACTTGGTGCACCGTGGTGGAGTTGGTTGTTGTTGATGGTAGGTATAGTGCTTGTTTTCAAGTATTCAAAGTCATTAGAGTTTAGAAAATTACTACTGCTGTGTTTTATTGTGCTGCAGTACGAAGTGTATTTACTTATATTTAACAACGATCCTTCGTTTTCATTTTTTGCAGGATTGATATTTTGTGGAATAGCATGGCGGCTAAAACTTATTCACCCAATATTTTTTGTGGTGTATTTGATTCCAACTATTGTGGTGCCTCCACAAGAAGTAATAATTCCTCCATACGCATTTGCTATATTTTGTGTGCCTATATTTTGGTTTCATAGTTCCAAGAAGTATCAAAGAATTATTGCTTATGTGTTAGGCTTTGTTTTTGTTGGAATGATTGCATCTTCCTTTTTTGGCAATGGTATTGTATATGTGTTGGGAAGAATTTTCATGTTGTTGCTGTTGGCATCAGTAGTTTTTTACGACTGGACTTTGAAGAGGTTTTCACAAGAAAAATTTTTGCTGTTTTTTTTACTTATTACAACCATTGCGGTTCAGTTAGATTTTTTAGAAACTAAATATTCTCATGCTTACCAATTGAAGTATGCTAAGGCAATACACACTACGGTAAATACAATTGAAACAGCTTCTCCTCCCAAGATTGTTCCAACGGCTTCGTACCGCCCGGTGTTGTTTGCCGAGTTTCCTATTGCTGAATTTCCACAGCCGATAGAAAAGAAAACAGCCTTAGCTGCCACGGCACTTTTAAAGTATTTAAAACTTACAGTAATGCCATACCCATTGGCTTTTTATTATGGATATAGAGAAATTGAAGTGTTGCCATTGAGTAGTTTTACAGTAATACTGTCGGTACTGTTGCATTTACTTTTGGTAGCTGCTGCCGTTTACTTTTTTAAGCGCAATATCTTTATTGCTTTTGGTATTGGTTTTTATTTAGTTGTTATTTCTCCGTTTTCAACGTTTTTTTATCCTATTCCGGGAGTAATTGCCGATAGATATTTGTTTGCTCCTACATTGGGTTTTGCATTGGTGGTGGTAGGAGTTTTGAGCCATTTTTTCAAAATAGATATTCATGCAAGGACCTTAACTAAGGCAAAGTTGCCATCGGCCGTAAAGATTATTCTGGCAGTTGTTTTAATGTGTTATGGCGGTTTGTCTATTGCCCGTAATGCCGATTGGAAAAACAGGCTTACGCTCTTTAGAAATGATATTCAGCATGTTGAAAATTCGGCACAGGCGCACAATTTGTTGGCATTTCATTTAACAATGGAAGCCCAAAAGGTTGCAATGGTTCCGGAGCGTATGGCTATGTTGGAAGAGGCTGTATTGCATTTTAAGAGGGCAACTGAAATTTGGCCCGGTTTTATGAATGCCACTTACGATTTGGGAAGAGACCTAGAGCAACTTGGCAGGTGGCGCGAAGCTGTGGATGCTTACCACCGAACTTTTAAAATAGATACCTCCTTTAGCGATGCCATATTTAGAGCCGGTATTATGTATGAAAACTTGTCTAATGCAGATTCTGCAGCAATTTGCTATGAGTATGTGGTAAAGGTAAATCCGGGAAATGCGCAGGCATTTAATAACCTTAGTTTCCTATATTTTAAAAAGCAGCAATACCAAAAAGCAATAGATGTATGTAAGCAGGCATTTGCTTTTAATTCGCAAAATAGCGACCCGTTGGTGAATATCGGGAAAACGTTTATGAATATGAGCCAAACCGATAGTGCTGTTTATTATTTTGAAAAGGCATATCAGTTCCGCAAATCCGATGTTGGGTTGGTGCAAATGCTACATCAGTTGTGGCGCGAAAAGAGCGCTAATCCGGAAA